In a single window of the Mesoplodon densirostris isolate mMesDen1 chromosome 16, mMesDen1 primary haplotype, whole genome shotgun sequence genome:
- the LOC132475994 gene encoding protein PET117 homolog, mitochondrial isoform X3 — protein MSGRSKVVLGLSVVLTAATVAGVHMKQRQDQQRLRDGVIRDIERQNRKKENIRLLGEQILLTEQLEAEREKMVLAKGSQKT, from the exons ATGTCGGGGAGGTCGAAGGTGGTGCTGGGCCTCTCGGTGGTGCTGACGGCGGCCACCGTGGCGGGCGTGCATATGAAGCAGCGGCAGGACCAGCAG AGGCTTCGTGACGGAGTGATCAGAGACATTGAGAGGCAAAAtcggaaaaaagaaaatattcgtCTTTTGGGAGAACAGATTCTTCTGACTGAGCAACTTGAAGCAGAAAGGGAGAAGATGGTGTTGGCAAAAGGATCTCAAAAAACGTGA
- the LOC132475994 gene encoding uncharacterized protein LOC132475994 isoform X2, with protein sequence MSGRSKVVLGLSVVLTAATVAGVHMKQRQDQQRLLPGPRAPRSAPGASGNRDEDAQLLRGRKAELEQGQPGVCVCVGRGAVEPGWPGVDAGRWVSHCKQACLRGTAPGARGAEMQQALY encoded by the exons ATGTCGGGGAGGTCGAAGGTGGTGCTGGGCCTCTCGGTGGTGCTGACGGCGGCCACCGTGGCGGGCGTGCATATGAAGCAGCGGCAGGACCAGCAG AGGTTACTGCCGGGCCCCCGTGCGCCACGCTCCGCCCCGGGCGCGTCGGGAAACAGAGATGAAGACGCGCAGCTGCTCCGGGGACGGAAGGCCGAGCTCGAGCAGGGGCAGCcgggggtgtgtgtttgtgtggggaGGGGTGCGGTGGAGCCCGGTTGGCCCGGGGTGGACGCAGGCCGCTGGGTGAGTCACTGTAAACAGGCTTGTCTGCGTGGGACCGCGCCGGGTGCTCGGGGTGCAGAGATGCAGCAG GCGCtgtactaa
- the LOC132475994 gene encoding uncharacterized protein LOC132475994 isoform X1 encodes MSGRSKVVLGLSVVLTAATVAGVHMKQRQDQQRLLPGPRAPRSAPGASGNRDEDAQLLRGRKAELEQGQPGVCVCVGRGAVEPGWPGVDAGRWVSHCKQACLRGTAPGARGAEMQQQRERGEQMFDTVGVLEGSRKQEIKQ; translated from the exons ATGTCGGGGAGGTCGAAGGTGGTGCTGGGCCTCTCGGTGGTGCTGACGGCGGCCACCGTGGCGGGCGTGCATATGAAGCAGCGGCAGGACCAGCAG AGGTTACTGCCGGGCCCCCGTGCGCCACGCTCCGCCCCGGGCGCGTCGGGAAACAGAGATGAAGACGCGCAGCTGCTCCGGGGACGGAAGGCCGAGCTCGAGCAGGGGCAGCcgggggtgtgtgtttgtgtggggaGGGGTGCGGTGGAGCCCGGTTGGCCCGGGGTGGACGCAGGCCGCTGGGTGAGTCACTGTAAACAGGCTTGTCTGCGTGGGACCGCGCCGGGTGCTCGGGGTGCAGAGATGCAGCAG CAGCGGGAAAGAGGAGAACAAATGTTTGACACAGTGGGTGTGTTGGAAGGTTCAAGgaagcaagaaataaaacaatga